One part of the Strigops habroptila isolate Jane chromosome 23, bStrHab1.2.pri, whole genome shotgun sequence genome encodes these proteins:
- the STAC3 gene encoding SH3 and cysteine-rich domain-containing protein 3, with translation MTEKEVPEPPASPASGGKPKSRLQKLKQLFQQKPKEETPPEPQPNGELVSPSGGPIFYIYEEEEEEEEEEPEPPPEPQKLVNDKPHKFKDHYFKKPKFCDVCARMIVLNNKFGLRCKNCKTNIHHHCQTYVEMQRCFGKIPPGFRRAYSSPLYSDQLCVKDQLSADRSDPVFETLRTGVIMANKERKKGQDDKKNPLAAMMDEEPEATKPQGGKTEGGTSEGNKKTEKSPTDDKSKKPQTGTRGGFPQTHYFVAIYRFKALEKDDLDFPPGEKITVVDDSNEEWWRGKIGEKVGYFPPNFIIRVRAGERVHKVTRSFVGNREIGQITLKKDQIVVQKGEEVNGYVKVYTGRKVGLFPVDFLQEI, from the exons ATGACAGAGAAGGAAGTGCCGGAGCCACCAGCTTCACCCGCTTCAGGTGGGAAACCCAAAAGCCGG ctACAGAAGCTGAAGCAACTTTTCCAGCAAAAACCCAAGGAGGAGACACCACCAGAGCCGCAGCCCAATGGGGAGCTGGTCAGCCCCTCAGGGGGACCCATCTTCTACATCtatgaggaggaggaagaggaggaagaagaggagccCGAGCCCCCTCCCGAGCCCCAGAAACTCGTCAATGACAAACCCCACAAGTTCAAAGATCATTACTTCAAAAAGCCCAAGTTCTGTGATGTTTGTGCCCGCATGATTGTCC TCAACAACAAGTTTGGCCTGAGGTGCAAGAACTGCAAAACCAACATCCACCACCACTGCCAGACCTACGTGGAGATGCAGCGCTGCTTCGGCAAGATC CCCCCAGGCTTTCGCCGGGCATACAGCTCACCCCTCTACAGCGACCAGCTCTGCGTCAAGGACCAGCTCT CAGCCGACAGGAGCGACCCCGTGTTCGAGACCTTGCGGACGGGCGTCATCATGGCCAACAAGGAGCGCAAGAAAGGGCAGGATGACAAGAAAAAC CCTTTGGCTGCTATGATGGATGAGGAACCAGAGGCCACAAAGCCACAAGGAGGCAAAACTGAGGGCG GCACCTCTGAAGGGAACAAGAAGACTGAGAAGAGCCCAACAGACGACAAG AGCAAGAAGCCACAGACAGGGACGCGTGGTGGCTTCCCACAGACTCACTATTTCGTGGCAATTTATCGCTTCAAAGCCCTGGAGAAAGATGACCTGGATTTCCC gcCTGGGGAGAAGATCACGGTGGTCGATGACTCCAATGAGGAGTGGTGGAGG GGGAAGATTGGGGAAAAAGTTGGATATTTCCCTCCAAACTTCATCATCCGGGTGCGGGCGGGCGAGCGGGTGCACAAGGTGACGCGCTCCTTCGTGGGCAACAGGGAGATCGGGCAGATCACACTCAAGAAGGATCAG ATTGTGGtgcagaagggagaggaggtAAACGGTTACGTCAAAGTCTACACCGGCCGCAAAGTGGGGCTCTTCCCCGTGGACTTCCTGCAGGAGATCTAA